The Drosophila gunungcola strain Sukarami chromosome 3L unlocalized genomic scaffold, Dgunungcola_SK_2 000003F, whole genome shotgun sequence genome contains a region encoding:
- the LOC128258564 gene encoding uncharacterized protein LOC128258564 yields the protein MSNHMKAGACCPPRCPTTCPPACPPCDPPLVRLKKLWPEPYNPCSFKNCLIFGGHDEPYVQPFDPKACARMRRNDIDRSLGYPIGVVFGTVIVKGGIPNQESVRFAGNLKGFAHSYYTRRDEWSPETIDMLVNEAQVLFNDSENMDPPNMVESPDIYDENEQRVTRHFMINEIEFALELEAPFEIYGYPNIIQNLRRILRAFFKKAKYGIFFTPNWYLLIWKEKGVWMVLDLNGRDKNTMRPNYEEGYPLLLGLKSFDNVIWLIKKESDLEKTSRFTIREILVVRMATPGSTGQSWEREHGMRMSQFDVIASDYAYVKSNLHLTLNSKDALRNRSALPVAVATALASKIDHPATWDMKMYDKVMCYGVNMCKNCWEPCVDPSLPMDLDDFPRQIRMGQFVAEIMLTPNVYEGWWKCVPMYKFNDFHLMIEKALDNNDYVIFQINNQMYSLWKKSDFIYLMDPYRHNIVGRILEEGEDPKSATVRMFGNIDRLLSVFHQILLESNRSAMFHIHTLKIRNITECPPGTAPALLPPDEDVEVRSLNENIRFDENYDKCLQELGEISDFEEDLVSEIEPIVEVSSSEEMVEEEEGGGGGEVEGGEGEDDD from the exons TGATCCACC TCTGGTGCGATTGAAAAAACTGTGGCCGGAGCCCTACAATCCTTGCTCCTTCAAGAATTGCCTTATCTTCGGTGGACACGACGAGCCCTATGTCCAGCCATTCGATCCGAAAGCCTGTGCGCGAATGCGTCGTAATGACATCGACAGATCATTGGGCTATCCCATAGGTGTAGTATTCGGTACAGTGATTGTTAAGGGGGGAATTCCGAATCAGGAAAGCGTTCGGTTTGCTGGAAATCTAAAGGGATTCGCTCACTCATACTACACCCGTCGCGATGAGTGGAGCCCGGAGACAATTGATATGTTAGTGAACGAGGCTCAGGTGTTGTTCAACGATTCCGAAAATATGGATCCTCCGAATATGGTAGAATCTCCGGATATTTATGACGAAAATGAGCAAAGGGTGACGCGTCACTTTATGATCAACGAAATTGAGTTTGCCTTGGAATTGGAGGCTCCCTTCGAGATCTACGGTTACCCCAACATAATACAAAATCTTCGCAGGATCTTGagagccttcttcaaaaaggcAAAATATGGGATTTTCTTCACCCCCAACTGGTATCTCCTAATTTGGAAGGAGAAGGGTGTGTGGATGGTGTTGGATCTAAATGGCAGGGACAAAAACACCATGCGACCAAATTATGAGGAGGGTTACCCCTTGCTATTGGGCCTCAAGTCGTTTGACAATGTCATTTGGCTGATCAAGAAGGAGAGTGATCTAGAGAAGACAAGTAGATTTACGATTAGGGAGATCCTCGTGGTTCGAATGGCCACTCCTGGGAGCACGGGTCAGAGTTGGGAGCGAGAGCATGGGATGCGAATGAGCCAGTTTGATGTGATAGCCTCGGATTATGCCTATGTCAAGTCTAATCTTCACCTCACTCTGAACTCGAAGGATGCCCTTAGGAATCGTAGTGCTTTGCCAGTAGCTGTGGCCACTGCCCTGGCCTCCAAAATCGATCATCCAGCCACCTGGGACATGAAGATGTACGACAAGGTTATGTGTTATGGCGTAAATATGTGCAAAAACTGCTGGGAACCGTGCGTTGACCCCAGTCTACCCATGGATCTTGATGATTTTCCCCGACAGATTCGCATGGGCCAGTTTGTGGCCGAGATTATGCTCACCCCAAATGTCTACGAGGGCTGGTGGAAGTGCGTGCCGATGTACAAGTTCAACGACTTTCATCTAATGATCGAAAAGGCCCTCGATAACAATGATTATGTGATCTTTCAGATCAACAATCAGATGTACTCGCTGTGGAAGAAGTCGGATTTCATCTATCTCATGGATCCGTATCGCCACAACATTGTGGGTCGTATTTTGGAGGAGGGTGAAGATCCCAAGAGTGCCACGGTCAGGATGTTTGGTAATATTGATCGTCTGCTGAGCGTCTTTCATCAAATTTTACTGGAATCGAACCGATCGGCCATGTTCCATATACATACactaaaaataagaaacattaCGGAGTGCCCTCCTGGCACGGCTCCTGCCTTGCTTCCACCCGATGAGGATGTGGAGGTTAGATCCCTTAATGAGAACATTCGCTTCGATGAAAACTACGACAAGTGTCTGCAAGAACTGGGCGAGATTAGTGACTTCGAGGAGGATCTGGTCTCGGAGATCGAGCCAATTGTGGAGGTCAGCTCGTCGGAAGAGATGGTCGAAGAGGAGGAGGGCGGTGGAGGCGGAGAAGTCGAAGGTGGCGAGGGAGAAGACGATGACTAG